Proteins encoded in a region of the Flavobacterium sp. PMTSA4 genome:
- the frr gene encoding ribosome recycling factor encodes MEEIEFILDSTAEAMNGTIAHLEKEFLNIRAGKATPQMLGGVFVDYYGSQTPLSQVANINTPDARTITVTPWEKAMLQPIEKAIMIANLGFNPMNNGDNIIISVPPLTEERRRDLVKQAKAEAEDAKIGIRNSRKDANTEIKKLEKEGTSEDICKTAEDDVQKLTDSYIKKIDDHLAIKEAEIMKV; translated from the coding sequence ATGGAAGAAATTGAATTTATTTTAGACAGCACAGCAGAAGCCATGAATGGAACTATTGCGCATTTAGAAAAAGAATTTTTAAATATTCGTGCAGGAAAAGCAACTCCACAAATGCTTGGTGGTGTTTTTGTAGATTATTATGGTTCTCAAACTCCACTTTCTCAAGTTGCCAATATCAATACGCCAGATGCAAGAACGATAACAGTTACTCCATGGGAAAAAGCAATGTTACAACCTATTGAAAAAGCAATTATGATTGCCAATCTTGGTTTTAATCCTATGAATAATGGCGATAATATTATAATTAGCGTTCCGCCATTAACTGAAGAAAGACGTCGCGATTTAGTTAAACAAGCAAAAGCTGAAGCAGAAGATGCAAAAATTGGTATCAGAAATTCAAGAAAAGATGCCAATACAGAAATTAAAAAACTTGAAAAAGAAGGAACTTCTGAAGATATCTGTAAAACAGCTGAAGACGATGTTCAGAAATTAACCGATTCATATATCAAAAAAATTGATGACCATTTAGCAATAAAAGAAGCTGAAATTATGAAAGTTTAA
- the pyrH gene encoding UMP kinase, with the protein MKYKRILLKLSGEALMGERQYGIDPKRLAEYADEIKEIHSQGVEIAIVIGGGNIFRGVAGASNGMDRVQGDYMGMLATVINGMALQGALEDKGMLTRLQTALKIEAIAEPYIKRRAVRHLEKGRIVIFGAGTGNPYFTTDTAAVLRGIEVHADVILKGTRVDGIYDADPEKNPNAVKFEEITFDDVIKKGLNVMDSTAFTLSQENALPIVVFDMNKSGNLSKICKGENIGTTVKI; encoded by the coding sequence ATGAAATACAAAAGAATTCTACTAAAACTAAGTGGTGAAGCTTTAATGGGTGAAAGACAATACGGAATTGACCCAAAACGATTAGCCGAATATGCTGATGAAATTAAAGAAATTCATAGCCAAGGAGTAGAAATTGCGATTGTTATTGGTGGAGGAAATATTTTTAGAGGTGTTGCTGGTGCTAGCAATGGAATGGATAGAGTTCAAGGTGATTATATGGGAATGCTTGCTACCGTTATAAATGGAATGGCTTTGCAAGGTGCGCTTGAAGACAAAGGAATGTTGACTCGTTTACAAACTGCCTTAAAAATTGAAGCCATAGCTGAACCTTACATTAAACGTAGAGCAGTTCGTCATCTTGAAAAAGGAAGAATTGTAATTTTTGGAGCAGGAACTGGAAACCCTTATTTTACGACAGATACAGCAGCTGTTTTGCGTGGAATTGAAGTTCATGCTGATGTAATTTTAAAAGGAACACGTGTAGATGGAATTTATGATGCTGATCCAGAAAAAAATCCAAATGCTGTGAAATTTGAAGAAATAACTTTTGATGATGTTATCAAAAAAGGTTTAAATGTAATGGATTCAACAGCGTTTACTTTAAGTCAAGAAAATGCACTGCCTATTGTAGTTTTTGATATGAACAAATCAGGAAATCTATCAAAGATTTGCAAAGGAGAAAATATTGGAACAACTGTTAAAATATAG
- a CDS encoding patatin-like phospholipase family protein: protein MDFSKKTIGFALSGGGSKGLAQAGAIKFLEEQNIKPNFIAGTSAGAIIGALYSWGKSPEEILEFFKSIYFFHWKHLTLRKPGIIDSSSFKKYFDDIFKDATLNDLKIPIFITATDMVKGELKIFSKETKITDALLASSAFPGMISPYVIEDSIYCDGGVLNHFPSDLLSEKCDFNIGIYVSPLEKITHDNLKSIKSVTSRAFDLFYANSNIPKFKFCDCIIEPHELSHFSTFETSKTKMNTIFEIGYNAAKKTFEELNE from the coding sequence ATGGATTTTTCCAAAAAAACTATTGGTTTTGCATTATCTGGCGGTGGTTCAAAAGGTTTAGCTCAAGCTGGTGCAATTAAATTTCTTGAAGAACAAAACATCAAACCCAACTTTATTGCAGGAACAAGTGCTGGTGCAATCATTGGAGCATTGTATTCTTGGGGAAAATCACCTGAAGAAATTTTAGAATTTTTTAAATCAATTTATTTTTTTCATTGGAAGCATTTAACACTAAGAAAACCCGGAATTATCGATTCAAGTTCGTTTAAAAAATATTTTGATGATATCTTTAAAGATGCAACTTTAAATGATTTAAAAATCCCAATATTTATCACGGCAACTGATATGGTTAAAGGTGAATTAAAAATATTTTCAAAAGAAACAAAAATTACTGATGCGCTTTTAGCATCATCTGCATTTCCTGGCATGATTTCGCCTTATGTGATTGAAGATTCTATTTATTGTGATGGTGGTGTTTTAAACCACTTTCCATCTGATTTGTTATCTGAAAAATGTGATTTCAATATTGGTATTTATGTTAGTCCTTTAGAAAAAATAACTCACGATAATTTAAAATCAATAAAGTCTGTCACTTCTAGAGCTTTCGATTTATTTTATGCAAACTCTAACATTCCAAAATTTAAATTTTGCGACTGCATCATCGAACCACATGAATTAAGCCATTTTAGTACATTTGAAACTAGTAAAACCAAAATGAATACGATTTTCGAAATTGGTTATAACGCCGCCAAAAAAACATTTGAAGAATTAAATGAGTAA
- a CDS encoding thioredoxin family protein encodes MNPIIEKALEKSFTYKEYRNYITQLFKSNKVTGNEQSEDLLHYTELNEARMNRLEKTINVTDENKLKLEKLEKDYLWLVISEGWCGDSAQIIPVIYKMAEVSDKVELKIVFRDENDDLMNLFLTNGSRSIPKLIIIDKTSNEVVGEFGPRPNDAKQLILDYKVVNGIVDETAKIELHKWYTQDKGISTQKEIMNVI; translated from the coding sequence ATGAATCCAATTATAGAAAAAGCCTTAGAGAAAAGTTTTACTTATAAAGAATATAGAAATTACATTACTCAACTTTTTAAATCAAACAAGGTTACCGGAAACGAGCAATCAGAAGATTTATTGCACTATACTGAGTTAAATGAAGCTCGAATGAATCGATTAGAAAAAACAATAAATGTTACTGATGAAAATAAGTTAAAATTAGAAAAACTTGAGAAAGATTATTTGTGGTTGGTAATTTCTGAAGGTTGGTGTGGCGATTCTGCTCAAATAATTCCAGTTATCTACAAAATGGCTGAAGTTTCAGATAAAGTTGAATTGAAAATTGTGTTTCGTGATGAAAATGATGATTTAATGAATCTTTTTTTAACTAATGGTTCAAGATCAATACCAAAATTGATTATTATTGACAAAACTTCAAATGAAGTTGTTGGTGAATTTGGACCAAGACCAAACGATGCAAAACAACTGATTTTAGATTATAAAGTAGTAAATGGAATTGTTGACGAAACCGCAAAAATTGAACTACATAAATGGTATACTCAAGATAAAGGAATCTCAACTCAAAAGGAAATAATGAATGTAATATGA
- the truB gene encoding tRNA pseudouridine(55) synthase TruB, which produces MLTSEDFQKGQILLIDKPLTWSSFQAVNKLKYLLKRKYNLPKKFKIGHAGTLDPLATGLLIVCTGKFTKKINEIQGQAKEYTGTITVGATTPSYDLETEIDQKFPIEHITAELIQKTTEKFLGEINQKPPIFSAIKKDGVRLYEHARAGETIEIPSRKTTIYEFEITRIELPEIDFRVKCSKGTYIRSLAYDFGKALHSGAYLSVLRRTKIGDYSVENGLTPKEFEQNLISNEI; this is translated from the coding sequence TTGTTAACTTCTGAAGATTTTCAAAAAGGTCAAATTCTTTTAATCGATAAGCCATTGACTTGGTCGTCGTTTCAAGCGGTAAACAAGTTGAAATATCTTTTGAAACGAAAGTATAATCTGCCGAAAAAATTCAAAATTGGGCATGCTGGTACTTTGGATCCATTGGCAACTGGTTTATTAATTGTTTGCACGGGAAAATTCACCAAAAAAATTAATGAAATTCAAGGTCAAGCCAAAGAATATACTGGAACGATAACTGTTGGAGCAACAACGCCTAGTTATGATTTAGAAACTGAAATAGACCAAAAATTCCCCATTGAGCATATTACAGCAGAATTAATTCAAAAAACTACCGAAAAATTTTTAGGTGAAATAAATCAAAAACCACCTATTTTTTCAGCCATAAAAAAAGATGGCGTTCGCTTATACGAACATGCTCGTGCAGGAGAAACCATTGAAATTCCATCACGAAAAACCACGATTTACGAATTTGAAATTACCAGAATTGAATTGCCTGAAATTGATTTCAGAGTAAAATGCAGTAAAGGAACTTACATTCGTTCATTGGCTTATGATTTTGGAAAAGCGCTACATTCTGGCGCTTATCTTTCTGTATTACGAAGAACTAAAATTGGTGATTATTCGGTTGAAAATGGGTTAACTCCCAAGGAATTTGAACAAAATTTAATTTCAAATGAAATTTAA
- a CDS encoding undecaprenyl-diphosphate phosphatase — MDVLQAIIIAIIEGLTEYLPVSSTAHMIFTSSYFGIQEDDFVKLFQVAIQFGAILAVVVLYWRKFFDFTKFNFYIKLAFAVVPALILGKLFDDKIDAVLGNPIPIAIVLIIGGIILLFIDGRFHSPTVANEEDITIKKAVKIGFWQCLAMMPGTSRSAASIIGGMQQGLTRETAAEFSFFLAVPTMLAVTVYSLFLKTYEVSQLKGYELLTQSNDNLKLFLLGNIIAFVVAVIAIKFFIGIIKKYGFKPWGYYRIIAGSLLLIYFSFIK; from the coding sequence ATGGATGTTTTACAAGCTATTATCATTGCAATTATTGAAGGTTTAACAGAGTACTTGCCTGTTTCTTCAACAGCTCATATGATTTTTACAAGTTCCTATTTTGGAATTCAAGAAGATGATTTTGTAAAATTATTTCAAGTAGCCATTCAGTTTGGAGCCATTCTCGCAGTAGTTGTTTTGTACTGGAGAAAGTTTTTTGATTTTACTAAATTTAATTTTTACATAAAACTGGCTTTCGCAGTAGTTCCTGCCTTAATTTTAGGTAAATTATTTGACGATAAAATAGATGCTGTTCTAGGAAATCCAATCCCAATTGCAATTGTATTGATAATTGGAGGTATAATTTTATTATTCATTGATGGAAGATTTCATTCGCCAACAGTTGCTAATGAAGAAGATATTACCATAAAAAAAGCAGTAAAAATTGGTTTTTGGCAATGTTTAGCCATGATGCCAGGAACAAGCCGAAGTGCAGCATCAATTATTGGCGGAATGCAACAAGGTTTAACAAGAGAAACCGCTGCTGAATTTTCTTTTTTCTTAGCTGTACCAACCATGCTTGCCGTAACAGTGTATTCTTTGTTTTTAAAAACTTATGAAGTTTCACAATTAAAAGGTTATGAACTTTTAACACAATCTAACGATAATTTAAAACTATTCCTTTTAGGCAATATTATAGCTTTTGTTGTTGCGGTTATTGCTATTAAATTTTTTATTGGAATCATAAAAAAATATGGTTTCAAACCTTGGGGTTATTACAGAATAATTGCTGGCTCGTTACTCTTAATTTACTTTTCTTTTATAAAATAA
- a CDS encoding DUF3098 domain-containing protein: MKNSEHKPDFLFEKLNYKILLAGIGVIMLGFILMSGGGSDNPNVWKEDIFSFRRIRLAPTLVLIGFGITIYAIFKNPNKK; this comes from the coding sequence ATGAAAAATAGCGAACACAAACCTGACTTTCTTTTCGAAAAACTAAATTATAAAATTCTATTAGCTGGAATTGGAGTAATCATGCTTGGTTTTATATTAATGTCTGGCGGCGGAAGCGATAATCCAAACGTTTGGAAAGAAGATATTTTCAGTTTTAGAAGAATTCGTTTAGCGCCAACTTTAGTTTTAATTGGTTTTGGAATCACGATTTACGCTATTTTTAAAAATCCTAACAAGAAATAA
- a CDS encoding cell division protein FtsX yields MASSFEKFQKRRVITSYFSVVLSVFLVLFLLGILGLFVINSKRISDNFKEDIVMTVFFKNEANDSIIKAFDDELRTAAFAKDFKYVTKEEAAEQHKKVIGEDFMEFLGVNPLQNSFDIHLKADFVTNASFQKIETRLRKNEMISDIVYDKQLVTLVNDNVKKISMWILIISGIFAFVSVLLINSSMRLSIYSNRFIIKTMQLVGATKAFIRKPFIRRSMMLGLIGAFIAVIALIGVLAYIEINFPNLNILRDKVETALVLAGVFVLGALIPWISTFFATQRFLNLRTDDLY; encoded by the coding sequence ATGGCTTCATCATTTGAAAAGTTTCAAAAGCGCAGAGTAATCACTTCTTATTTTTCAGTGGTATTGAGTGTTTTTTTAGTGCTTTTTCTTTTAGGAATTTTGGGATTGTTTGTTATTAACTCAAAACGTATTTCTGATAATTTTAAAGAGGATATTGTAATGACTGTTTTCTTTAAAAATGAAGCTAATGATTCTATTATTAAAGCTTTTGATGATGAATTAAGAACTGCTGCTTTTGCAAAAGATTTCAAATACGTAACCAAAGAAGAAGCTGCGGAACAACACAAAAAAGTTATAGGCGAAGATTTTATGGAGTTTTTAGGAGTGAATCCGCTTCAAAATTCTTTTGATATTCACTTAAAAGCTGATTTTGTAACCAATGCAAGTTTTCAGAAAATTGAAACCCGTTTGCGAAAAAATGAAATGATTTCAGATATTGTTTACGATAAACAATTGGTAACATTGGTAAACGACAACGTGAAAAAAATCAGTATGTGGATTTTAATCATCAGTGGAATTTTTGCTTTTGTTTCGGTTTTATTAATCAACAGTTCGATGCGATTATCGATTTATTCTAATCGATTTATTATAAAAACTATGCAGTTGGTTGGCGCAACAAAAGCATTTATCAGAAAGCCATTCATCAGAAGAAGTATGATGCTAGGATTAATTGGAGCTTTCATTGCTGTTATTGCATTAATTGGCGTTTTAGCTTACATCGAAATCAATTTCCCTAATCTAAATATTCTTAGAGATAAAGTAGAAACTGCTTTAGTTTTAGCTGGTGTATTTGTACTTGGTGCACTAATACCTTGGATAAGTACTTTCTTTGCAACACAGCGATTTTTGAATTTAAGAACCGATGATTTATATTAA
- the leuS gene encoding leucine--tRNA ligase, translating to MKYFHEQIEAKWQEYWAKNQTFAASNNSAKPKYYVLDMFPYPSGAGLHVGHPLGYIASDIVARYKRHKGFNVLHPQGYDSFGLPAEQYAIQTGQHPEKTTRENIARYREQLDKIGFSFDWSREVRTSNADYYKWTQWIFIQLFNSWYNNDTDKTEDISTLVSLFEKEGNATVNAVCDDNIASFSSNEWNAFSSDEQQKILLQYRLTYLAETEVNWCPALGTVLANDEIVNGVSERGGHPVIRKKMTQWSMRISAFAERLLQGLNDIDWTESLKESQRNWIGKSVGAMVTFNLKESNHKIEVFTTRPDTIFGVTFMTLAPEHDLVAKITTPEQKAAVESYIEATAKRSERERMADVKTISGVFTGAYAEHPFTKELIPVWIGDYVLAGYGTGAVMAVPCGDERDYAFANFFKGTNGMPEIKNIFNQDISQEAFAAKEGFELVNSDFLNGLGYKEGTKKAIEALEKLGQGKGKTNYRLRDAVFSRQRYWGEPFPVYYVNGLPQMIDSKYLPIVLPEVEKYLPTEDGQPPLGNATTWAWDTKANNIVSNDLIDNTTIFPLELNTMPGWAGSSWYWMRYMDAQNDNEFASEEALKYWQNVDLYIGGSEHATGHLLYSRFWNKFLKDIGFAPTEEPFKKLINQGMILGMSALVYRISGTNKFVSKNLKNDYETEELRVDVNIVNASDEIDLDKLRNWLPEFKNAEFITEKGKYIVGREVEKMSKRWYNVVNPDDICNEYGADTLRLYEMFLGPLEQAKPWNTAGITGVYGFLKKLWRLYFDDNGLVVTNDEPTPEMYKSLHKTIKKVTEDIENFSFNTSVSQFMICVNELSQLKCRHRAILEPLAVIISPYAPHIAENLWMWLTLGKEVINEDLPKDYKGISEVAFPEFEAKYLVESEKEYPVSFNGKMRFTIKLPLDLTPAQIEEIVMKDERTIAQLAGNIPKKVIIVPGKIINLVG from the coding sequence ATGAAATACTTCCACGAACAAATTGAAGCCAAATGGCAAGAATATTGGGCAAAAAATCAAACTTTTGCAGCTTCCAATAACTCAGCTAAACCCAAATATTATGTACTCGATATGTTTCCTTATCCTTCGGGTGCAGGATTGCACGTTGGTCATCCGCTTGGGTACATTGCTTCAGATATTGTAGCGCGTTATAAACGTCACAAAGGGTTTAATGTTCTTCATCCGCAAGGTTATGATTCGTTTGGTTTGCCAGCAGAACAATATGCTATTCAAACTGGGCAACATCCCGAAAAAACAACTCGTGAAAACATTGCTCGCTACCGTGAACAATTGGATAAAATTGGTTTTTCGTTTGATTGGAGTAGAGAAGTGCGTACTTCAAACGCCGATTATTATAAATGGACACAATGGATTTTCATTCAGTTGTTCAATTCGTGGTACAATAATGATACTGACAAAACCGAAGATATTTCAACCTTAGTTTCACTATTTGAAAAAGAAGGAAACGCTACTGTAAATGCTGTTTGCGATGACAACATCGCATCTTTTTCTTCAAACGAATGGAATGCTTTTTCTTCAGATGAACAACAAAAAATACTATTACAATACCGATTAACCTATCTGGCAGAAACCGAAGTAAACTGGTGTCCTGCTTTAGGAACGGTTTTAGCTAATGATGAAATTGTTAACGGCGTTTCGGAACGTGGTGGTCATCCTGTAATTCGTAAAAAAATGACTCAATGGTCGATGCGAATTTCTGCTTTTGCCGAACGATTATTACAAGGATTGAATGACATTGATTGGACGGAAAGTTTGAAAGAATCGCAACGAAACTGGATTGGAAAATCAGTTGGAGCAATGGTAACTTTCAATTTAAAAGAAAGCAATCATAAAATAGAAGTTTTTACTACTCGACCTGACACTATTTTTGGGGTTACGTTTATGACTTTAGCGCCAGAACATGATTTGGTTGCAAAAATTACAACTCCAGAACAAAAAGCAGCGGTTGAAAGTTATATTGAAGCGACTGCAAAACGTTCGGAGCGTGAAAGAATGGCCGATGTTAAAACCATTTCAGGAGTGTTTACTGGTGCCTATGCCGAGCATCCATTTACCAAAGAACTAATTCCGGTTTGGATTGGCGATTATGTGTTGGCAGGATATGGAACCGGTGCTGTAATGGCAGTTCCATGTGGCGATGAGCGCGATTATGCCTTTGCTAATTTCTTCAAAGGAACGAACGGAATGCCTGAAATAAAAAACATTTTCAATCAAGACATATCCCAAGAAGCATTTGCTGCTAAAGAAGGCTTTGAGTTAGTAAACTCCGATTTCCTAAATGGTTTGGGTTACAAAGAAGGAACCAAAAAAGCCATTGAAGCGCTTGAAAAACTAGGACAAGGAAAAGGAAAAACCAACTACCGTTTGCGTGATGCCGTTTTCTCAAGACAAAGATATTGGGGTGAACCGTTTCCGGTGTATTATGTTAATGGTTTACCGCAGATGATTGACAGCAAATATTTGCCAATCGTATTGCCAGAAGTTGAAAAATACCTTCCAACCGAAGATGGACAACCGCCATTGGGCAATGCAACCACTTGGGCTTGGGACACAAAAGCAAACAATATTGTTAGCAATGATTTGATTGATAACACAACTATTTTTCCTTTGGAATTAAACACTATGCCAGGTTGGGCAGGTTCTTCTTGGTATTGGATGCGTTATATGGATGCGCAGAACGATAACGAATTTGCAAGCGAAGAAGCCTTGAAATACTGGCAAAACGTAGATTTATATATAGGAGGAAGCGAACACGCTACCGGACATTTATTGTACTCTCGTTTTTGGAACAAGTTTTTAAAAGACATAGGTTTTGCACCAACCGAAGAACCCTTCAAAAAACTGATTAATCAAGGAATGATTTTGGGGATGAGTGCATTAGTTTATAGAATTTCAGGCACAAATAAATTTGTTTCAAAAAATTTGAAAAATGATTATGAAACAGAAGAACTTAGAGTTGATGTTAACATAGTTAATGCATCTGATGAAATTGATTTAGATAAACTAAGAAATTGGCTGCCTGAATTTAAAAATGCGGAATTCATTACCGAAAAAGGTAAGTATATAGTTGGTAGAGAAGTAGAAAAGATGTCAAAAAGATGGTACAACGTTGTCAATCCAGATGATATTTGTAATGAATATGGCGCCGATACCTTGCGTTTGTATGAAATGTTTTTGGGTCCGTTAGAGCAAGCTAAACCTTGGAATACGGCGGGTATTACAGGCGTTTATGGTTTCCTTAAAAAATTATGGCGTTTGTATTTTGACGACAATGGGTTAGTGGTTACTAACGACGAACCAACGCCAGAAATGTATAAATCATTACACAAAACCATCAAAAAAGTAACCGAAGACATCGAGAATTTCTCATTCAACACCTCTGTATCGCAATTCATGATTTGTGTGAATGAATTATCACAATTAAAATGCCGTCATCGTGCAATATTAGAACCATTGGCTGTTATTATTTCGCCTTATGCGCCACATATCGCCGAAAATTTATGGATGTGGTTAACTTTAGGCAAAGAGGTTATAAATGAAGATTTGCCTAAAGATTATAAAGGAATTTCAGAAGTTGCTTTCCCAGAGTTTGAAGCCAAATATTTGGTAGAAAGTGAAAAAGAATACCCAGTTTCATTCAATGGAAAAATGCGTTTCACCATTAAGTTACCTTTAGATTTGACACCTGCACAAATTGAAGAAATCGTAATGAAAGACGAGCGCACTATAGCGCAACTGGCAGGCAATATACCAAAGAAAGTAATCATCGTTCCGGGTAAAATTATCAACTTGGTAGGATAG
- the ald gene encoding alanine dehydrogenase, with the protein MKIGVPKEIKNNESRVGMTPAGVFELTKNNHIVFIQSTAGEGSGFFDEDYQSVGGIILKTMEEVYSLADMIVKVKEPVEYEYPLIKPNQIIFTYFHFASSEELTFAMLNSKAVCIAYETVEDAEGTLPLLTPMSEVAGRMAIQQGAKYLEKPIKGRGVLLGGVPGVPPGKVLVLGAGVVGVQAAKMAAGLGAHVTVLDTNLKRLRYVNDIMPSHVVTEFSSEYNIRKHIKDHDLIVGGVLIKGSKAPKLITKEMLKEMRPGTVIVDVAVDQGGCFETTVPTTHENPTYIIDDVIHYCVTNMPGAVPYTSTMALTNVTLPYVLQLANFGWEEACQKDLSLQKGLNIVQGKCVYREIIEAFEWSEKLVP; encoded by the coding sequence ATGAAAATAGGTGTCCCAAAAGAAATAAAGAACAATGAAAGCCGCGTTGGTATGACACCCGCAGGTGTTTTCGAACTGACAAAAAACAATCATATCGTTTTTATACAATCAACCGCGGGCGAAGGCAGCGGTTTTTTTGATGAAGATTATCAGAGCGTTGGCGGTATTATTTTGAAAACTATGGAAGAAGTTTACAGCCTTGCCGATATGATTGTGAAGGTGAAAGAACCTGTAGAATATGAATATCCGTTGATTAAACCCAATCAAATTATTTTTACCTATTTTCATTTTGCTTCAAGCGAAGAACTCACCTTTGCAATGCTTAACAGCAAAGCCGTTTGTATTGCCTATGAAACGGTAGAAGATGCCGAAGGAACATTGCCTTTGTTAACCCCAATGTCGGAAGTTGCAGGACGAATGGCCATTCAGCAAGGCGCTAAATATTTAGAAAAACCTATAAAAGGAAGAGGTGTTTTGCTAGGCGGAGTTCCGGGAGTTCCGCCAGGAAAAGTTTTGGTACTAGGCGCAGGAGTTGTAGGTGTTCAGGCAGCAAAAATGGCGGCTGGTTTGGGAGCACATGTTACGGTTTTAGATACTAATTTAAAACGTCTTCGTTATGTAAATGATATCATGCCATCGCACGTGGTTACAGAGTTTTCGAGCGAATATAATATCAGAAAACATATTAAAGACCACGATTTAATTGTGGGTGGAGTTTTAATCAAAGGTTCAAAAGCACCCAAATTGATTACTAAAGAAATGTTGAAAGAAATGCGTCCGGGAACCGTAATTGTTGATGTTGCCGTAGACCAAGGTGGATGTTTTGAAACTACCGTGCCAACCACACACGAAAATCCTACCTATATTATAGACGATGTGATTCATTACTGTGTTACCAACATGCCAGGCGCAGTTCCTTATACTTCAACTATGGCATTAACCAATGTAACGTTGCCTTATGTATTGCAATTGGCAAACTTTGGATGGGAAGAAGCTTGTCAAAAAGATTTGTCTCTACAAAAAGGATTGAACATCGTACAAGGAAAATGTGTTTATAGAGAAATCATTGAAGCCTTTGAGTGGAGCGAAAAATTAGTACCTTAA
- a CDS encoding zinc metallopeptidase yields MIGYYILLGLIALVSWAVSSKLKSKFEEYSKVHLRNGMSGAEIAEKMLADNGIYDVKVISTPGRLTDHYNPADKTVNLSEAVYNQRNAAAAAVAAHECGHAVQHATAYNMLQLRSQLVPIVNVSSTLSQWLIMGGLILGIASKGFSFGYIIAVIGLILMAFATVFSLITLPVEYDASNRALAWLKNKNMLSQQEYSGAEDALKWAARTYVVAAIGAVASMLYWALQVFGRRD; encoded by the coding sequence ATGATAGGATATTATATACTCTTGGGATTAATTGCTTTAGTGAGTTGGGCAGTAAGTTCAAAATTAAAAAGCAAGTTTGAAGAATATTCAAAAGTACATCTGCGTAATGGAATGAGTGGTGCAGAGATTGCCGAAAAAATGCTAGCCGACAACGGAATTTATGATGTTAAAGTAATTTCAACGCCAGGAAGATTAACAGACCATTACAACCCAGCGGATAAAACAGTAAATTTGAGTGAAGCGGTTTACAACCAAAGAAATGCTGCTGCAGCGGCCGTTGCCGCTCACGAATGTGGTCATGCGGTGCAACATGCTACGGCATATAATATGTTGCAATTGCGTTCGCAATTAGTGCCAATTGTAAATGTTTCATCCACTTTATCACAATGGTTAATTATGGGTGGATTGATATTAGGAATTGCCAGTAAAGGTTTTTCATTTGGTTACATCATTGCAGTTATTGGTTTAATTTTAATGGCTTTTGCAACTGTTTTTTCATTGATTACTTTGCCTGTAGAATATGATGCAAGTAATAGAGCTTTAGCTTGGTTGAAAAATAAAAATATGTTGAGTCAGCAAGAATATTCAGGTGCCGAAGATGCCTTGAAATGGGCAGCCAGAACGTATGTCGTTGCTGCAATTGGAGCAGTAGCTTCAATGCTGTATTGGGCATTACAAGTTTTTGGAAGAAGAGATTAA
- a CDS encoding Lrp/AsnC family transcriptional regulator: protein MKINQLQIEIDGIDKEILRDLMEDARKPILQIANKIGISGAAIHQRLRKLEDAGVIAGSKFIIDNKVLGYKTMAFIGIYLDKASSNADAVRELKKIPEVLECHYTTGNWSILIKIICRDNEHLMQLLNKKIQPIDGVSRTETFISLEQQIERQIQV, encoded by the coding sequence ATGAAAATCAATCAGCTACAAATAGAAATTGATGGTATTGATAAAGAAATTCTTCGTGACTTGATGGAAGATGCACGTAAACCCATTCTTCAAATTGCCAATAAAATTGGGATTTCTGGTGCTGCCATTCATCAACGACTAAGAAAACTGGAAGATGCTGGTGTTATTGCGGGTTCCAAATTCATTATTGACAATAAAGTTTTGGGTTATAAAACGATGGCTTTCATTGGTATTTATCTTGATAAAGCTTCTAGCAATGCTGATGCCGTTAGAGAATTAAAGAAAATTCCAGAAGTACTAGAATGTCATTATACTACGGGAAACTGGAGTATTCTTATCAAAATCATTTGTAGAGATAACGAACATTTGATGCAATTACTCAACAAAAAAATCCAACCTATTGATGGTGTTTCCAGAACTGAAACTTTTATTTCTTTGGAACAACAAATCGAAAGACAAATTCAAGTGTAG